The following coding sequences lie in one Chelmon rostratus isolate fCheRos1 chromosome 2, fCheRos1.pri, whole genome shotgun sequence genomic window:
- the LOC121623887 gene encoding protein phosphatase 1 regulatory subunit 12B-like, whose protein sequence is MSSLLSHNKDQPRIGKSQSDSSPASSTATTKSLRHERLSRLSSSGSSDVSNDTSTNHAESYFLRRENRLSARKKAAEETANNDYKKMYEKALATNQRLKSRLETSKQELAMIQDQLQRAQKGRPGDCGSNMLETEKKESWSLKKRISDMEEQLKVKGELKMENQRLKDENGALIRVITKLSK, encoded by the exons ATGTCATCTCTACTTTCTCACAACAAAGATCAGCCGCGCATCGGAAAGTCGCAGTCTGACTCTTCCCCAGCTTCATCCACTGCCACCACCAAGAGCCTGAGG CATGAGAGACTGTCTAG ATTGAGCTCGTCTGGATCCTCTGACGTCTCCAACGACACATCAACAAACCATGCAGAGTCCTACTTCTTACGGAGGGAGAACAGACTCTCTGCAAGGaaaaaggcagcagaggagactGCAAACAATGACTATAAAAAG ATGTACGAAAAGGCACTGGCCACCAATCAAAGGCTCAAGTCCAGGTTGGAAACAAGTAAGCAGGAACTCGCCATGATTCAGgaccagctgcagagagcacag AAGGGAAGACCAGGAGATTGTGGCTCCAACATGcttgagacagaaaaaaag GAAAGTTGGAGTCTAAAAAAGAGGATATCAGATATGGAAGAACAGTTGAAG GTTAAAGGAGAACTGAAGATGGAGAACCAGAGACTGAAGGATGAGAATGGAGCTTTAATCCGGGTCATCACTAAACTGTCCAAgtga